Proteins encoded by one window of Rhodobacteraceae bacterium IMCC1335:
- a CDS encoding gamma carboxymuconolactone decarboxylase, producing the protein MSLFDEDLFLKGLEQRKATLGAEYVETNLTAADELTRPFQEAMTAWCWGFGWGDDVIDAKTRSMMNLSMIAALGKMHEWELHCKGALNNGVTPEEIRAIIHVVGIYCGVPQALECFRAARKVLNETPR; encoded by the coding sequence ATGAGCCTATTTGACGAAGACCTTTTTCTGAAGGGCTTAGAACAGCGAAAAGCCACTTTAGGAGCTGAGTATGTAGAGACCAACTTGACTGCAGCCGATGAGCTCACGCGTCCATTCCAAGAAGCCATGACCGCCTGGTGTTGGGGTTTTGGCTGGGGCGATGATGTGATTGATGCCAAAACCCGCAGCATGATGAACCTGTCCATGATTGCGGCATTGGGCAAAATGCATGAATGGGAACTGCATTGTAAAGGCGCTTTAAATAACGGCGTGACCCCAGAGGAAATTCGCGCAATCATTCATGTTGTGGGTATCTATTGTGGCGTGCCACAGGCTTTAGAATGTTTTCGTGCAGCCCGCAAAGTGCTCAATGAGACGCCCCGCTAG